From a region of the Bacillus alveayuensis genome:
- a CDS encoding flagellar protein FlaG (product_source=KO:K06603; cath_funfam=3.30.160.170; cog=COG1334; ko=KO:K06603; pfam=PF03646; superfamily=160214), with product MLVERVSQKSFLYDHDSYPNREHAAANQAQSEQNDSPVPKIELEKAVKKMNEFIKPVETSIQFELHEELNEYYVKVINKETEEVIREIPPKKLLDMYAAMAELIGIIINERV from the coding sequence ATGTTGGTGGAAAGAGTCTCGCAAAAAAGTTTTTTGTATGATCACGATTCTTATCCGAATAGGGAGCATGCTGCAGCGAATCAAGCTCAAAGTGAACAGAACGATTCCCCCGTCCCTAAAATCGAGCTAGAAAAAGCGGTTAAAAAGATGAATGAATTTATAAAGCCTGTGGAAACATCGATTCAATTTGAGCTTCATGAGGAATTAAACGAATACTACGTGAAAGTCATTAATAAAGAAACGGAAGAAGTGATTCGCGAAATTCCTCCGAAAAAATTGCTCGATATGTATGCAGCGATGGCCGAGTTAATCGGTATCATCATCAATGAAAGAGTGTAA